The DNA window TCATTTTGTATTACATATGTTCTATTACCATGCAAAACGCCTACTTTTCCAGCTATCAAAGAAGCTGAATGTAGACCGGTATCTATACCAGATCCAGCTGCTTCTACACCTATTAATTGAACATTTTCATATGGAATATATGGATGGAATATACCTATAGCATTAGATCCCCCACCTACTGCAGCAATAACATAATCAGGTTGACGACCTGCATATTTTGGCATCTGACAAATACTTTCTTTGCCTATTATCGTCTGAAAATCTCTTACCATACGAGGATAAGGATCAGGTCCTGCTACAGTACCAATAATATAAAAAGTATCATCTACGTTAGTTACCCAATCTCTCATTGCTTCATTTAAAGCATCTTTCAATGTACATGAACCAGAATAAACTGGTACTATACTTGCTCCCAATAATTTCATTCTATATACATTGGAAGCCTGTCTCTTAACATCTTCACTACCCATATAAACTACGCATTCCATACCATAACGAGCAGCAACAGTAGCTGTGGCAACACCATGCTGTCCTGCACCAGTCTCTGCTATAACGCGTCGCTTATTCATTCTTTTAGCAAGTAATGCTTGTCCAATACAATTATTAACTTTGTGCGCTCCAGTATGATTTAGATCTTCTCTTTTAAACCATATTTGTGCTCCACCTAACATTTCTGACCATCTTTTAGCATGATATACAGGGCTAGGTCTACCGACAAAATGCTTTAATTCATTTTCAAACTCTTCAACAAAAAATGAATCATTACGATATTTATCATAATTGAAACGCAATTCAGCTATTGGATGCATCAGCGTTTCAGAAACAAAGAGCCCACCATATTGACCAAAATGGCCATTATCATCAGGGTAATTATACTTTAACAAGAAAGTTCTCCACTGTTACTAATAAAAATTATTATCACCAAATTAAATAAAACTAATAGTTACAATTCTACATTAAGTTAGCAAAAATTGTGAGTTAATAAAACATTATATATAGCATTAAACAAAAAGATTTCCATAAGTTAATATCTACAACTCAAATAATTATTTCTTTACAAACAATATATAACTATTAAATCCAGTTTGATTTATGCTATATAATCATCATGTTACAAATTTGATAACTAATTAAAATAATAGATAACCTCTTGTAAAGAATGATAAATATTCTTAATTGTGAAAACAATAACATCTCAAAAATTTGTTGCAACGTTCCCTATAAAAGAAACCTTAATACAAAGTAATATACTGTCATTAAATAATATTAAAAAGCATACATTTAGATATTATAAAAAATATCTTCTTTATGAACATCTTAAATGATTAAACTCATCAAACATCAGGTATATCAAAAACTTTTCTTAAATAGAATAAATAATCTGGATCATCACACATTATTTTTTCTGGAGCATCAGAAATCTTTGCAACGGGCTGATCATTACAACGAACCATTTTCATAACAATCTGCAAAGGCTTAAAACCAAGATCATTTGTTAGATCTGTTCCTATACCAAAAGTAAGTTTACAAGCATTGGAGAAATATCTTGCTAATTCAATAGCTTTAGGAAAAGTCAAAGAATCTGAAAAAATCAATGTCTTATTTCGAGCATCTATTCTATTCTTTCTATAATGTTCTAAAATTCTGTTACCCCAAATAAATGGGTCTCCAGAATCATGGCGAACACCATCAAATAATTTACAAAAGTACAAATCAAAATCCCTTAAAAAGGCATCTATTCCATAAACATCTGATAGTGCTATTCCTAGATCACCCCTATACTCCTTAGCCCAAATTTCAAACGCAAAAACCTGAGAATCTCGTAATCTCGGACCTAGTGATTGACAAGCTTGTAAATATTCATGACCCATTGTTCCTAATGGTGATACTCCATATTTTTGAGCTAACATAACGTTACTAGTTCCAGCAAAATTATGGAACATGTCATTTTTCATGGTATTTACAACCTCTTCATGCCAATTCTTAGAAAAACGACGTCTTGTACCATACTCCGCTACTCTAAAATCAACCAAGTTAGAACCTTTCAAAACCAAATCAATTTTTGCTTGTAGCCTCTTTCGCCCTTCATCTAAATTTAAATTATTACTATTATGACGAAAATAAACTTCATTAACTATTGCTAAAACTGGTATTTCAAATAAAATAGTATGCAACCATGGACCTTTTACACTAATATTAATTTCACCTGTATTATTACTTTCTTCAACTGAAATACATTTTTTAGGGAGGTAAAATAATCTTAGAAAATCTATAAAATCACTTTTGATAAACCTTAGACTACCTAAATAACTTAATTCATCTTCAGAAAATCTTAAGGAACAAAGATGATTAATTTCCTCTCTTATTTCATCAATGTATGGGCATAAATTAACCCCTGTATTTCTACATTTATAACGATATTCTACATAAGCAGCAGGAAAATGGTGCAAAACCACTTGCATCATACTGAACTTATATAAATCTGTATCAAGTAAAGATTCTATTATCATGGCTCTGTTATAAAAAACTTTTTTTAATATAACTAAAAGTTTACACTAACATGTTAAACATATTGCAACAATTTATTTATATCATAGGAGGTATATAAATGACACATGTGGTTACAGAAAATTGTATTAATTGCAAATATACTAATTGCGTTGATGTTTGTCCTGTTGATTGTTTTAAAGAAGGAGAAAATTTTTTAGTAATTGATCCTGATGAATGTATAGATTGTGCAGTTTGTGTACCTGAATGTCCTGCAAATGCAATATTCTCTGATGAAGATTTGCCTGAAGATCAAAAAATATTTCTTTCTATTAATCAAGAATTATCAAAAACATTCAAAAATATTACCAGATCAAAACAAGCATTAAAAGATGCAGATGAATGGAAAGATATAAAAGGAAAAATAAAATATCTAAAACGTTAAATGATCATGATAGAACAAAAAATAAGCAAAAATTATACATCTCAAACTGTTGAGAATATTAAGATATGGAAAAATGGAAGTCTATTTTCTATAAAAACGACTAAAGATAAAAATTATGATTTCCAATCAGGTCAATTTGCTCGTCTGGGATTGATAAACAAAACTAAAACTAATCACCCACTAATATGGAGAGCATACTCCATAGTTAGCGCACCTCATGAGAATTTTTTAGAATTTTACTATACTATAATTAATAAAGGAGAATTTAGTAAAATTTTATTAAACCTGGAAACAAAAGATCATATATTTATAGAAAAAAAAGCATATGGATTTTTAACTATAAATCAATTTCTTGGACCGACGATAAAAAATCAAAATAATAAACTTTGGCTTATTGCTACAGGAACAGGTTTATCAGCTTATATTTCAATATTACGAAATCATAAAACTTGGGAATATTTTGACAAAATTTTTTTATTACATAGTACTAAATTTTTTGATGAGTTATCATACAAAGAAGAATTAGAAATTCTAGCTAAAACAAATAAAAGATTTGAATATTTACCAATAACAACAAGAGAAAAATCATCAGTTTTATCAGGAACAAGAATCACGTCCTTGGTCATGAACGGCAATTTAGAAAAGATAACAAAAGAAACGATCGACCCAGAATCTTCTAAAATAATGCTGTGTGGAAATCCGACAATGGTATTGGAGATGCGTAAAATACTATATGATAGAGGATTTTATACTTCAAAACAAAATATTGTTGGTAATCTTGCTATGGAACGTTATTGGATCTAATTATTATAAGAATATGATACAGAATGACAAACAAAAAAAATTACTAGATATAATTGATGCAATACTACCTCAAACACAATGTGGCAAATGTGGATATCAAGCTTGCAGACCTTATGCAGAAGCTTTATCTAATGGAAATGCAAAAATAAACCTTTGTCCTCCAGGTGGTGATGATGTTATAAATAAACTAGCTAATGTTCTAAATAAACAAATAATACCTCTTGATACTTCAAGAGGTACATATGTTGGCTATAAAATAGCAGTTATAGATGAAAATATATGTATAGGATGTACAATATGCATAAATAAATGTCCAGTTGATGCAATAATTGGAGCTCCAAAAAAGATGCATGTTATAGTTCAAGAATGGTGTACCGGATGTGAACTTTGCATTGACCCATGCCCTGTTGATTGCATAAAAATGATTTCTACCAATAAATTATGGACGCAAAAAGATGCTAATAATTCCAGAATAAGAAGAGAGAAACATCAAAATAGAATTAAACCAAAAACTTCTATGGATATACATTTGACAGAAATTATTAATGACCAAAATAATGATAATAATATTGGTATTAATAATAACAAAAAATCTATAAAAGAAAAATTAGACTTAATAAAGCAAATTAATCTCAAAGCAAAAGAAAAAAGAAACAAATAAATTTATATCTATAATGGAAAAAGAAAAAATAATTAATATATTCAAGCGTTTTCAAAAAACAAACCCGAATCCACGAACCGAACTTGAATATAATTCTGCTTTCCAATTACTGATAGCAGTCATCTTATCAGCACAGTCAACTGATAAATCTGTAAATGCTGTAACAAAAAATCTATTTTTAAACTATGGAACACCAAAATTATTAATAAAACTAGGTATTGAGGGAATAGAATCTCATATAAAAAGCATAGGGTTATATAAATCAAAATCAAAAAATATTTTTAAAACATCTATGATTATAGATGAGTATTTTAATGGGCAAGTTCCTAAAAACAGAGAAGATTTAGAACTCTTACCTGGAGTAGGAAGAAAAACAGCAAACATAATATTAAATGTCATATTCCAACAACCAACAATTGCAGTTGATACTCATGTATTTAGAGTATCTAATAGAACTGGCTTAGCACAAGGAAAAAATGTTTTAGAAGTTGAAAATAATCTACTAAATAATATTCCAGAAGAATATTTACAAAATGCTCACCATTGGCTAATTATTCTTGGTAGATATACTTGCAAAAAAAAATCACCAAAATGTAATATATGTTTAATAAATGATATATGTGAATACGAACATAAATCAGATATAAATCATATATCTAAAAAAATTAAAAAAACAATCTTAAATTAGGATAAATAAGTGAATAAAATTCTTATAAACATATTTCCAATATCTGTTTTCTTCTTATCTTATAATTATACAAATGATATATACATTGCCACAAAAATTTTAGTTTTACTATGTATACTACAATTAATAGTATTGAAATTACAAAAAAATAAAATAGATAATGTAATGATGTTAAGCACATTATTAGTAATAATAATGGGTACTGCTACAGTAATATGCAGAGATGATTTCTTTATAAAACTAAAACCAACCATAATATATCTAGGATTTGCTATATCAATGTTAGTAGCAAATATATGTTTTAAAAAGAATTTAGTTTATATAGTCTTACATAAGAAAATTAATTTACCAATTAAAATATGGAATAATCTAAATATTTCATGGATTTGTTTTTTTTTCATGCTTAGTTTATTCAATGCATTTATTGCTTTCTCTGGTTTATTTTCCCAGAAAACATGGGTAAATTTTAGAACATTTGGAATATTAATAATATTACTTACATACGCTTTTATACAATTAATTTTAATAAAAAAACATATAAAGAATGAACCTTTAACAAATAAAGAATAAAAAATATGAAAGAACAAAATGAAAATACATTAGTTTGTCTAATAAAAAATAGGTTAGCCGTTTTACAACCAATTTTTTTAGAAGTAATTGATCTATCTGATTTGCATAAAAATCATAATAAACCAGAGAATTCAGGACATTATAAAGTCATAATAAAATCTGATAAATTTATCAACCTATCTAAAATAGAACAGCATAGAACAGTATATAAATGTCTAGATGGTTTAATACCTTCACCAATACATGCTATTATTTTAGAGATAAGAAATTAACTATAGTAAATGATAAAGGTGAAATATGAAAAAAATCATAATGTTTATAACTATACTTTTAATATCAAATGTAACTTCTGCTCAGAATATAGCATCAGTCAATGGCCATAATATTACTCAAGAAAATTTAGAAAATTTTGTTTCTCTGCTTATAAACCAAGGTGCTTCTGACTCAAAGGAACTAAGAGAGCAAATAAAAGAAGAACTAATAAATAGACAAATTCTATTACAAGAAGCTGAAAAAAATGGCACTATAAATAATCCTATAGTACAAACTGAAATACAACTTGCAAAAGAAAGTATAATAGTAAGATCTTTTCTAACAGATTTCTTAAAAAAAAATAAAATAACTGATAATGAAATAGAAAGACAATATGAGAAACTAAAGAAAGAACAATCTTCTAAAAAAGAATATAAAGTAAGTCATATACTGACAGATAATAAAAATGATGCAATTAATATAATTAAAAAACTCAACAAAGATGTATCAAAATTTACTGAAATAGCAAAAGATACCTCTAAAGATGAAAGCAGTAGAATAAATGGTGGTTTATTAGGATGGAGCAATACTGAAGAATATGTAGAAGAATTTGCAAATGCTGTCAAAAATCTTACACCTGGAACAATATCACAAAATCCAATCAAAACAAAATTTGGATGGCATATCATCAAATTAGATGACACTAGGAACCTAGAATTTCCAGAACTAAACCAAGTACGACCACAAATAGAAGAAATGTTAAAACAACAAATGCTAGCAAATTTGCAAAACGAATTACGTTTAAAATCTATTATTAAATAATTATTTAATAATTTTTATACAATAATCTAGTCTAAGTTTTTTCAACTAAACATATAAATTCTTCCTCATTAATAACTAACAAATTAGGAAATTGTTGAGCCTTGGTCACTTTACTTCCAGGCTCATCACCAACAATCAAATAATTAACTTTTGATGAAATTGTATTTACGACTTTACCACCATACTTAGTTATATATTCTATAACCTCATCCCTAGAGAATCTTCTTAGCTTTCCAGTTAATACAAAAGTATTCCCCTCTAATGAAGGTAAGATTTTTGTATTAACCCCAAAAATTTCAGGATTTAAACCATTTTTCTTCATCTTATCTAACAAATCTATATTTTGTTGTTCCGAAAAAAAAATCGCTATTGAAGAAGCTATTTTTGGACCAATATCAGGCAACTCCATAAAGTCTTCTTTACTACAATTCATAATTCTATCTAAAGAAATAAACTTACTTGCAATAGTGTGTGCAGTACTATCACCTACATGTCTTATGCCTAAAGAAAATAAAAATCTATCTAATTTTGGAGAACGAGACCTATCTATAGCTTGCATAATATTATTGGCAGACTTAGATCCTATATTTTCTATGCTTAACAAAGTTTCAATATTTAGGCTATATATGTCTGCCAAAGATTTTATTTCATTACTATCCACCAATTTATAAATTAAACTCTTGCCAAAACCAATAATATTCAAAGCTTTTCTACCTACTGCATGTAATAACCTTTGTTTCAATTGCGCAGAACAAAATAGACCACCAGTACAACGAGTTACAGACTCTCCATCTATTCTACGAAGTATAGATTTACAAATCGGACAATAAATTGGCATATTAAAACTAAAAACAGTATCTGACCTTAACTCTTTGACTGCCTCAATAACCTCTGGAATAACATCTCCTGCTCTTCTAATTCTTACAAAATCACCAATTCTTAGGTCTTTACGTATTATTTCATTTTCATTATGTAAAGTAGCACTGGATATAGTAGCTCCAGATATGAGAACAGGATCAAGTCTGGCCACTGGAGTTATAGCTCCGGTTCTACCTACTTGAACATCTATGGCAAGTAATTTGGTTATAGCCTCTTCTGGAGAAAATTTATGAGCTAAAGCAAATCTAGGAGACCTAGATGAATAACCCAGCATTTTTTGAAAAATTAAAGAATTAACTTTATATACAACACCATCTATATCATAAGGCAAAGAATTTCTGATTTTTTGAATTTTTTCATAAAAACCTAGCATACCACTAAAATTATTTACTGTTTCCTGATAATTTCTATTAACTGGAAATCCTATAGATGAAAGCCAATTTATAACTGAACTGTGATAATTATCTAATATAATTTTTTTTTCTTGAGAAAAATTTTCGATCTTTCCATAACCATATGCAAAAAATTTCAAATTACGTGAAGCAGTTATCCTAGGATCTAAATTTCTTAAACTACCAGCAGCAGCATTACGCGTATTCATGAAGAGTTTACCACCATTCATTCTTTGATAGTTGTTTAATCTTTCAAAATCATCATGCCTCATAAAAACTTCACCTCTAACTTCCAAAATATCAGGAACTATACCATGTAAAATTAATGGTACCGACCTTATAGTTCTTATATTAGAGGTAACATCCTCCCCAACACTACCATCACCTCTTGTAGAAGCACTTACTAGCAAACCTTTTTCGTAACGTATGTTTATGGCAAGGCCATCAAACTTCAAATCACAAAAATAGCAGACATCTTCTTTAAGACCAATCAAATTATTATCATATAATAGTTTTTTTACCCTAGTATCAAAAGAAACAACGTCATCAGTTTTAAATCCATTAGATAATGATAACATTGGTACTTCATGTTTAATTTGATTAAAATAAGGTAAAGGCGAAGATCCTACACGCTGTGTTGGAGAATTAGAATCTATTAACTCTGGGTATAATGACTCTAGTTTAACCAGCTTATCTACCAATGCATCATATTGAGCATCACTAATCAAAGGATCATCATAACAGTGATAATTTATATTATGAAAATCAATTTCTTTCCTTAAAGAAAGAATTATTTGCTTCAATTCACTAATACTATATTTTTTATTTAAAAACTCTTCTTGCACGATAGCTACCAGCTTTAAAACCATTATTTTCTAAAGAATTAAGAATTTTTTGAACTTGTAATTCTATTGAACTTATATCATCAAATGATAATATGAGACCATTTTTATCAACTACTCTAGCATCTATATATTCTGCAATTTCTGTTATAAAACTAAAAAAAATAGAAAACAAATTTTTATTAGGATTAGAACGCGGAATATCTAATGTAAGACTAATTACATCTCCTATGTTTACAGAATCTTCTAAAGAACAATTATCATTTCGAGATAAAATAATATAACACTCATTATTATCTAATAATAAAGCATCTTTATAATGAGATACGAAACTAAATATATCAGCAATACCTAATAACACCCCATTATCCAATTTCTTATTCATAATTAAGCTCAAGCTAATACAAGCATCTAAAGACATACAAAGC is part of the Candidatus Kinetoplastibacterium crithidii genome and encodes:
- the trpB gene encoding tryptophan synthase subunit beta gives rise to the protein MLKYNYPDDNGHFGQYGGLFVSETLMHPIAELRFNYDKYRNDSFFVEEFENELKHFVGRPSPVYHAKRWSEMLGGAQIWFKREDLNHTGAHKVNNCIGQALLAKRMNKRRVIAETGAGQHGVATATVAARYGMECVVYMGSEDVKRQASNVYRMKLLGASIVPVYSGSCTLKDALNEAMRDWVTNVDDTFYIIGTVAGPDPYPRMVRDFQTIIGKESICQMPKYAGRQPDYVIAAVGGGSNAIGIFHPYIPYENVQLIGVEAAGSGIDTGLHSASLIAGKVGVLHGNRTYVIQNEDGQIKETHSISAGLDYPGVGPEHVWLKEIGRANYVGITDDEALKSFHDCCRIEGIMPALESAHAIAQAVKMAPSLPKDNIILVNLSGRGDKDMHTVAERSGISL
- the pncB gene encoding nicotinate phosphoribosyltransferase, coding for MIIESLLDTDLYKFSMMQVVLHHFPAAYVEYRYKCRNTGVNLCPYIDEIREEINHLCSLRFSEDELSYLGSLRFIKSDFIDFLRLFYLPKKCISVEESNNTGEINISVKGPWLHTILFEIPVLAIVNEVYFRHNSNNLNLDEGRKRLQAKIDLVLKGSNLVDFRVAEYGTRRRFSKNWHEEVVNTMKNDMFHNFAGTSNVMLAQKYGVSPLGTMGHEYLQACQSLGPRLRDSQVFAFEIWAKEYRGDLGIALSDVYGIDAFLRDFDLYFCKLFDGVRHDSGDPFIWGNRILEHYRKNRIDARNKTLIFSDSLTFPKAIELARYFSNACKLTFGIGTDLTNDLGFKPLQIVMKMVRCNDQPVAKISDAPEKIMCDDPDYLFYLRKVFDIPDV
- a CDS encoding ferredoxin family protein is translated as MTHVVTENCINCKYTNCVDVCPVDCFKEGENFLVIDPDECIDCAVCVPECPANAIFSDEDLPEDQKIFLSINQELSKTFKNITRSKQALKDADEWKDIKGKIKYLKR
- a CDS encoding ferredoxin--NADP reductase; its protein translation is MIEQKISKNYTSQTVENIKIWKNGSLFSIKTTKDKNYDFQSGQFARLGLINKTKTNHPLIWRAYSIVSAPHENFLEFYYTIINKGEFSKILLNLETKDHIFIEKKAYGFLTINQFLGPTIKNQNNKLWLIATGTGLSAYISILRNHKTWEYFDKIFLLHSTKFFDELSYKEELEILAKTNKRFEYLPITTREKSSVLSGTRITSLVMNGNLEKITKETIDPESSKIMLCGNPTMVLEMRKILYDRGFYTSKQNIVGNLAMERYWI
- a CDS encoding RnfABCDGE type electron transport complex subunit B; this encodes MIQNDKQKKLLDIIDAILPQTQCGKCGYQACRPYAEALSNGNAKINLCPPGGDDVINKLANVLNKQIIPLDTSRGTYVGYKIAVIDENICIGCTICINKCPVDAIIGAPKKMHVIVQEWCTGCELCIDPCPVDCIKMISTNKLWTQKDANNSRIRREKHQNRIKPKTSMDIHLTEIINDQNNDNNIGINNNKKSIKEKLDLIKQINLKAKEKRNK
- the nth gene encoding endonuclease III: MEKEKIINIFKRFQKTNPNPRTELEYNSAFQLLIAVILSAQSTDKSVNAVTKNLFLNYGTPKLLIKLGIEGIESHIKSIGLYKSKSKNIFKTSMIIDEYFNGQVPKNREDLELLPGVGRKTANIILNVIFQQPTIAVDTHVFRVSNRTGLAQGKNVLEVENNLLNNIPEEYLQNAHHWLIILGRYTCKKKSPKCNICLINDICEYEHKSDINHISKKIKKTILN
- a CDS encoding septation protein IspZ → MNKILINIFPISVFFLSYNYTNDIYIATKILVLLCILQLIVLKLQKNKIDNVMMLSTLLVIIMGTATVICRDDFFIKLKPTIIYLGFAISMLVANICFKKNLVYIVLHKKINLPIKIWNNLNISWICFFFMLSLFNAFIAFSGLFSQKTWVNFRTFGILIILLTYAFIQLILIKKHIKNEPLTNKE
- a CDS encoding BolA family transcriptional regulator is translated as MKEQNENTLVCLIKNRLAVLQPIFLEVIDLSDLHKNHNKPENSGHYKVIIKSDKFINLSKIEQHRTVYKCLDGLIPSPIHAIILEIRN
- a CDS encoding peptidylprolyl isomerase yields the protein MKKIIMFITILLISNVTSAQNIASVNGHNITQENLENFVSLLINQGASDSKELREQIKEELINRQILLQEAEKNGTINNPIVQTEIQLAKESIIVRSFLTDFLKKNKITDNEIERQYEKLKKEQSSKKEYKVSHILTDNKNDAINIIKKLNKDVSKFTEIAKDTSKDESSRINGGLLGWSNTEEYVEEFANAVKNLTPGTISQNPIKTKFGWHIIKLDDTRNLEFPELNQVRPQIEEMLKQQMLANLQNELRLKSIIK
- the ligA gene encoding NAD-dependent DNA ligase LigA, producing MVLKLVAIVQEEFLNKKYSISELKQIILSLRKEIDFHNINYHCYDDPLISDAQYDALVDKLVKLESLYPELIDSNSPTQRVGSSPLPYFNQIKHEVPMLSLSNGFKTDDVVSFDTRVKKLLYDNNLIGLKEDVCYFCDLKFDGLAINIRYEKGLLVSASTRGDGSVGEDVTSNIRTIRSVPLILHGIVPDILEVRGEVFMRHDDFERLNNYQRMNGGKLFMNTRNAAAGSLRNLDPRITASRNLKFFAYGYGKIENFSQEKKIILDNYHSSVINWLSSIGFPVNRNYQETVNNFSGMLGFYEKIQKIRNSLPYDIDGVVYKVNSLIFQKMLGYSSRSPRFALAHKFSPEEAITKLLAIDVQVGRTGAITPVARLDPVLISGATISSATLHNENEIIRKDLRIGDFVRIRRAGDVIPEVIEAVKELRSDTVFSFNMPIYCPICKSILRRIDGESVTRCTGGLFCSAQLKQRLLHAVGRKALNIIGFGKSLIYKLVDSNEIKSLADIYSLNIETLLSIENIGSKSANNIMQAIDRSRSPKLDRFLFSLGIRHVGDSTAHTIASKFISLDRIMNCSKEDFMELPDIGPKIASSIAIFFSEQQNIDLLDKMKKNGLNPEIFGVNTKILPSLEGNTFVLTGKLRRFSRDEVIEYITKYGGKVVNTISSKVNYLIVGDEPGSKVTKAQQFPNLLVINEEEFICLVEKT